Proteins from a single region of Vibrio sp. DW001:
- the fabV gene encoding enoyl-ACP reductase FabV, giving the protein MIIEPLIKGVVAKTAHPEGCKHAVQQQIDFVKSNIKTTKGPKRVLILGASSGFGLSARIAATFGGSEADTIGVSFERGPSEKGTGSAGWYNNIYFSQQAEAEGRTAINIVGDAFSQEVRTQVIEAIETYFEGEVDLVIYSLATGVRPKPSGEGMWRSAIKTVGESATGATIILEDDSWQETTVEPATEEEIDATIKVMGGADWESWIDTLINSDSIAQGGKTIAFSYIGPELTYPIYHEGTLGRAKVDLHQTSHALNLKLAKIGGGAYATVCKALVTKASVFIPAFTPYILALYKVMKTKGTHETCIHQMHRLFSDKLYADIVPVDGQRLLRLDEYELDPNVQQQVKAIMNTMNADNFRHVGDYQGYKDEFLKLNGFGFDTVDYNEFFDIEQLKKLKP; this is encoded by the coding sequence ATGATAATAGAGCCCCTAATTAAAGGCGTTGTGGCAAAAACCGCTCATCCTGAAGGATGTAAGCATGCCGTCCAACAACAGATAGACTTCGTAAAATCCAACATAAAAACAACCAAAGGTCCAAAGCGAGTACTTATCCTAGGTGCTTCTTCTGGCTTTGGCCTCTCCGCTCGAATAGCGGCGACCTTTGGTGGTAGTGAAGCGGATACAATTGGTGTTTCATTTGAACGAGGCCCTTCTGAAAAGGGAACGGGATCAGCCGGTTGGTACAACAACATCTACTTTTCCCAACAGGCTGAAGCTGAAGGCCGAACGGCTATTAACATCGTAGGCGATGCGTTTTCACAAGAAGTTCGAACCCAAGTTATAGAAGCCATTGAAACCTATTTTGAAGGTGAAGTTGATCTCGTTATCTATAGCCTGGCAACCGGTGTCAGGCCAAAACCATCCGGTGAAGGCATGTGGCGCTCAGCGATAAAAACTGTCGGCGAAAGCGCAACGGGGGCCACTATTATTCTCGAAGATGATAGCTGGCAAGAAACCACCGTAGAACCCGCAACCGAAGAAGAGATCGACGCTACCATCAAGGTAATGGGTGGTGCTGATTGGGAATCGTGGATCGATACCCTCATTAATTCTGATTCTATCGCCCAAGGGGGCAAAACCATTGCCTTTTCTTATATTGGCCCTGAACTTACCTACCCGATTTACCACGAAGGAACATTAGGCCGAGCAAAGGTCGACCTACATCAAACTAGCCATGCACTAAACTTAAAACTGGCAAAAATTGGTGGCGGCGCGTATGCCACGGTTTGTAAAGCCTTGGTGACCAAAGCGAGTGTATTCATTCCTGCTTTTACTCCCTATATTTTGGCGCTGTATAAAGTGATGAAAACCAAAGGTACACATGAAACCTGCATTCATCAAATGCATAGATTATTCAGTGATAAACTCTATGCCGATATCGTACCTGTTGATGGGCAGAGGCTGCTTCGATTAGATGAATATGAGCTTGATCCAAATGTTCAACAACAGGTCAAAGCCATCATGAATACGATGAATGCAGATAATTTTAGACACGTTGGTGACTACCAAGGATACAAGGACGAATTCTTAAAACTCAATGGATTTGGATTTGACACTGTTGACTACAATGAGTTTTTCGATATAGAGCAACTAAAAAAATTAAAACCTTAG
- a CDS encoding bifunctional diguanylate cyclase/phosphodiesterase has translation MTKLKTETLTLSSNILENLQHIVDLLSDITKVEYAGVVQYNKPINELCCNLLAKSPNIKPLIFSLYSVLFESTTSDFSTQARSHLSGRITLNDSTPFYSAYLLLWPDGALFGALVIVDKNKQKHNSDAFKLLSSFRESINAQLKTVYQYEKLSILTHRLKLRGDNKTQNIASLNFTLSQEIDKRKAAEQEVVYHKNHDIGTGFLNQISLFEHTKRLITQAIHDRESVVVVHITFSNGRKLQERYGENALNSLLVAFRERIGRIDCEDSVTARTSSSNFIVAIRTKSLTPFVDNFCYRCLEICHSDFSIDNDTVHLHGFIGVSTSIDTQKAQDLIYFANEAAFSSKDTGQKYSYYSETRTEQRAHTNEIESYLLQAVRNNDLKLYYQPKVELKSGNWIGAEALIRWNHPVLGTVSNENLIQLAEQNGLIFEVGNFVLRSAIESASEWLTSGNDFKIAVNVSAVQLKNVDFADHVQHLLETYQFPANKLEIELTESSLISDEYLAKKTLYALSKLGVTLSLDDFGTGCASFSYLKNYPFNSLKIDKSFVQNLTRNPNDKEIVRSIVQIAKKLKLEVTIEGIENLDQERFVLNEGCDFAQGYLYGKAMTGDEFKQCIAK, from the coding sequence ATGACGAAACTGAAAACAGAAACGCTCACGCTATCCAGTAATATATTGGAGAACCTTCAACATATCGTCGATCTGCTTAGTGACATTACCAAAGTCGAATACGCTGGCGTTGTTCAGTATAACAAACCAATCAACGAACTCTGTTGTAACCTCCTAGCGAAATCACCTAACATCAAACCGTTAATTTTTTCTTTATACTCAGTCTTGTTCGAGTCTACAACCTCAGATTTTTCTACCCAGGCCCGTAGTCATTTATCCGGGCGTATCACTCTAAACGACAGCACACCGTTTTATTCGGCTTACCTATTGTTGTGGCCAGATGGCGCGTTATTTGGTGCCCTTGTTATCGTCGATAAAAATAAACAGAAACACAATTCAGATGCATTCAAACTGCTTTCTAGTTTCAGAGAATCCATTAACGCTCAATTAAAAACCGTTTATCAGTATGAAAAATTGTCGATATTGACCCATCGTCTCAAACTTAGAGGGGATAATAAAACGCAGAATATTGCGAGTCTAAATTTCACGCTCAGCCAAGAGATAGATAAACGAAAGGCGGCAGAACAAGAAGTGGTTTATCACAAAAATCACGATATTGGCACAGGGTTTCTCAACCAAATATCGTTATTTGAGCACACCAAAAGGCTAATAACTCAAGCCATACATGATCGCGAGAGTGTTGTCGTCGTCCACATCACATTTTCAAATGGTAGAAAGCTTCAAGAGCGATATGGCGAAAATGCTTTAAACAGTTTATTGGTGGCATTTCGTGAGCGAATAGGTCGAATAGACTGCGAAGACTCAGTAACGGCTAGAACCAGTAGCTCTAATTTTATTGTCGCAATAAGGACCAAATCTTTAACACCCTTTGTCGATAACTTTTGTTACCGATGCTTAGAAATCTGTCATTCCGATTTTTCAATCGATAATGATACAGTCCATCTACATGGCTTTATTGGCGTGTCGACCAGTATCGATACTCAAAAGGCACAGGATCTAATCTATTTTGCTAACGAAGCGGCATTCTCAAGCAAAGATACTGGTCAGAAATATAGCTACTATTCTGAAACACGTACCGAACAGAGAGCACATACCAACGAGATCGAAAGCTACCTACTACAAGCCGTACGCAATAATGATTTAAAACTCTATTACCAACCTAAGGTAGAACTGAAATCTGGAAACTGGATTGGTGCAGAAGCCTTAATTCGATGGAATCATCCTGTTTTAGGTACCGTTTCAAACGAAAACCTTATACAGCTAGCCGAACAAAATGGACTGATCTTTGAAGTGGGTAACTTTGTATTACGCTCTGCTATTGAGAGTGCAAGTGAATGGTTAACAAGCGGTAATGACTTCAAAATAGCGGTTAATGTTTCAGCCGTGCAATTAAAGAATGTCGATTTTGCCGATCACGTACAACATTTGTTAGAAACGTATCAATTTCCGGCGAACAAATTAGAGATAGAGTTGACGGAAAGTTCTTTAATTTCAGATGAATACCTAGCCAAGAAAACCCTCTATGCACTTAGCAAACTAGGCGTGACACTGTCACTTGATGATTTTGGAACTGGCTGCGCTTCATTCAGTTACCTTAAAAACTATCCCTTTAATAGCCTAAAAATTGACAAAAGTTTTGTGCAAAACCTAACTCGAAACCCTAATGACAAAGAGATTGTACGATCTATCGTTCAGATCGCTAAAAAGCTTAAACTAGAGGTCACTATCGAAGGTATAGAAAACCTGGATCAAGAGCGTTTTGTATTGAACGAAGGCTGCGATTTTGCGCAAGGATATTTGTACGGCAAAGCGATGACTGGCGATGAATTTAAGCAATGCATAGCTAAGTGA
- a CDS encoding DUF2238 domain-containing protein, whose protein sequence is MDKVNNSKVTLWILLTFYGLIFAFSAFEPSSRSVWIAEIIPVVLILAGILVISRRFAFSSTAYLFMFIWLCLHTIGAKYTFAEVPFDWFNNLIDSDRNNFDRVAHFSIGFFAYPIAEYLYKNQYCNKWIAGLFGLFALMSTAAGYEIIEWWYAELAGGDDGIAFLGSQGDIWDAQKDMLCDTLGALFSLTVFTIRK, encoded by the coding sequence ATGGATAAAGTAAACAACAGCAAAGTAACCCTTTGGATACTGCTCACTTTTTACGGTTTAATATTCGCTTTTTCAGCCTTTGAACCCAGTTCACGATCAGTATGGATAGCGGAAATAATTCCTGTCGTACTTATTCTTGCCGGTATTTTGGTTATTTCTAGACGCTTTGCGTTTAGTTCAACCGCGTACCTTTTCATGTTCATTTGGCTCTGTTTACACACTATTGGTGCAAAATACACCTTTGCAGAGGTACCATTTGACTGGTTTAACAATCTGATTGATTCTGATCGCAATAACTTTGACCGTGTCGCGCATTTTTCGATTGGCTTTTTTGCCTACCCTATTGCTGAATATCTTTATAAAAATCAGTACTGCAATAAATGGATAGCAGGGTTATTCGGTCTGTTTGCACTCATGAGTACTGCAGCAGGATATGAAATTATTGAATGGTGGTACGCTGAACTTGCTGGTGGTGACGATGGTATTGCATTCCTAGGTTCGCAGGGGGATATTTGGGACGCTCAAAAGGATATGCTTTGTGACACACTTGGTGCACTGTTTTCCTTGACTGTTTTTACGATTCGTAAATAG
- a CDS encoding arylesterase, whose translation MTRFISFVFLIFSCTASSTTILVLGDSLSAGYQMPIESSWPLKLSSDLNERGFEYSVVNASISGDTTGNGLDRLPALLARHKPNWVLIELGANDGLRGFHPRIVTKNLQQIISMSQQASANVALMQIQVPPNYGQRYSQAFADIYPNLADEYQIPLLPFFLEQIILKEEWMKEDGLHPKEVAQPWISNFVADNLALYLD comes from the coding sequence ATGACTAGATTTATATCCTTTGTTTTTCTTATTTTTTCTTGTACTGCAAGTAGTACCACAATTTTAGTACTAGGTGATAGTTTAAGTGCTGGTTATCAAATGCCAATAGAGAGCAGTTGGCCACTCAAGCTCTCTTCAGACCTGAATGAAAGAGGTTTTGAGTACTCCGTCGTGAATGCAAGCATTTCCGGTGATACAACAGGTAATGGTCTTGATCGCCTGCCTGCTCTATTAGCACGACATAAGCCAAATTGGGTACTGATTGAATTAGGTGCCAATGACGGGCTTAGAGGGTTCCATCCACGTATAGTGACAAAAAATTTGCAACAGATTATTTCTATGAGCCAACAAGCGTCCGCAAATGTCGCTTTAATGCAGATTCAAGTCCCTCCAAATTACGGACAAAGATACAGTCAAGCATTCGCCGATATCTATCCAAATCTAGCGGATGAATACCAAATCCCATTACTGCCTTTCTTTTTAGAGCAAATAATATTGAAAGAAGAGTGGATGAAAGAGGATGGGCTTCACCCTAAAGAGGTAGCTCAACCATGGATCTCTAACTTTGTTGCGGACAACTTAGCACTATATCTCGATTAG
- a CDS encoding ABC-ATPase domain-containing protein: MDQLVAKLKKLEKQNFRAYHSIKGQYSFDDYTLYIDHVQGDPYASSSRFRAVRPWSMTGLLWLREQSSSFQAAARDFIARSFSYFAAQENAISIALTGQTVLDSTSVLFTDEGIELRFRINLPAEGRSILAKKALNIITFHLPKYIRKSTIERELDKEALIRHCQCNEDQDFLRTQLEANNLIAFIENDSLLPRQAGNSDLPMKDAIRFKAPSSLRVELQTVNRGTISGMGIPKGITLIVGGGFHGKSTLLNAIERSIYNHIPGDGREGIVSDSNAMKIKAEDGRCVHALNLSNYINHLPMGKDTTDFSTQDASGSTSQAAWLQESIEAGATSILIDEDTSATNFMIRDERMQALVNKGDEPITPLVDRISQLKETLDVSTMIVMGGSGDYLDHADTVIQMHDYQAVDVTAKAKQVVKLHPSQRIQETNQQLGQFPSRSLSLTTLQKILSDGKFRVSAKGKDALRFGKEFIDISALEQIESSSQINAIGWVWFQLAQKPGWANAPLQEIDQLLQDNWHQSMPSYGDLAKPRTLEVSATLNRLRKANFQPR, from the coding sequence ATGGATCAACTAGTAGCAAAACTTAAAAAACTCGAAAAACAGAATTTTCGTGCCTACCACTCTATTAAAGGCCAATATTCTTTTGACGACTATACCCTATATATTGACCATGTTCAGGGTGATCCATATGCATCATCGTCTCGATTTAGAGCGGTCAGACCTTGGTCGATGACTGGTCTACTTTGGCTAAGAGAACAATCGAGTTCTTTTCAAGCTGCAGCACGAGATTTTATCGCCCGTAGTTTTTCCTATTTTGCAGCACAAGAGAATGCTATCTCTATCGCGTTAACAGGACAAACGGTACTAGACAGTACCTCGGTACTTTTTACCGATGAGGGTATTGAACTAAGATTTAGAATCAACCTCCCTGCTGAAGGCCGTAGCATTCTGGCCAAAAAAGCCTTGAATATCATTACCTTCCATTTACCGAAGTACATTCGAAAGTCCACCATTGAAAGAGAGCTAGACAAAGAAGCGCTTATCAGACATTGCCAGTGCAATGAAGATCAAGATTTTCTGCGTACGCAACTTGAAGCAAACAACCTGATTGCTTTCATTGAAAACGACAGTTTGTTGCCACGCCAAGCAGGTAATAGTGACTTACCAATGAAAGACGCCATCAGATTTAAAGCGCCCTCATCGCTGCGGGTTGAACTACAAACCGTTAACCGAGGTACTATCTCAGGTATGGGTATTCCAAAAGGAATCACCTTGATAGTTGGTGGTGGGTTCCATGGTAAATCAACACTTCTCAATGCCATAGAACGCTCTATTTATAATCATATTCCTGGAGATGGTCGTGAAGGCATCGTTAGCGATAGCAATGCAATGAAGATCAAGGCAGAAGACGGTCGATGTGTACATGCGCTTAACCTCTCCAATTATATAAATCACCTACCGATGGGCAAGGACACGACTGATTTTTCTACGCAAGATGCATCAGGTTCAACCTCACAAGCAGCATGGTTACAAGAATCTATTGAAGCGGGTGCCACGTCGATTCTCATTGACGAGGATACGTCAGCGACTAACTTCATGATTCGAGACGAACGTATGCAAGCGTTGGTTAACAAAGGTGATGAACCTATAACACCGTTAGTGGATAGAATTAGCCAATTGAAGGAGACACTTGACGTCTCTACCATGATAGTTATGGGTGGCTCTGGTGATTACTTAGATCATGCAGATACGGTCATACAGATGCACGACTATCAAGCCGTCGACGTTACCGCTAAAGCAAAGCAGGTCGTAAAGTTGCATCCAAGCCAACGAATTCAAGAAACCAATCAGCAACTCGGTCAGTTCCCTTCTCGATCGTTAAGTTTAACAACGCTGCAAAAAATATTAAGTGACGGGAAATTTCGAGTATCCGCGAAAGGGAAAGACGCGTTGCGATTTGGTAAAGAGTTCATCGATATTTCGGCGTTAGAACAGATCGAAAGTTCTAGTCAGATTAACGCCATTGGTTGGGTTTGGTTTCAACTAGCTCAAAAGCCAGGTTGGGCAAACGCACCGCTGCAAGAAATTGACCAACTACTCCAAGATAATTGGCATCAATCTATGCCTAGTTACGGCGATCTTGCCAAACCAAGGACGTTAGAAGTCAGTGCAACACTAAACAGGTTGCGCAAAGCAAACTTCCAACCAAGATAA
- a CDS encoding ABC transporter permease, whose product MDNQTGFSLNRRLFKWSLEEIRHGQLWPISIALTLIIACVFALSALAERMEQVLVKQGKDALTADLVYSSSNPIPPPLLDTIYAQKELSESKLTRFSTMAFSEEQMQLVTVKAVDSNYPLRGELQLNDDKQTFNKVRSGQLWLDERVLSLLEVTVGDTVTLGDADLVISGRIVQEPGLSFNPFQQMPTVYIHESDIEKTGALRVGSRVRFNLFLLGNEESLEAAKNAVTLTPSDRWRDQDSGSRNNEMFDRTTQYLSLTVAIVIIMAATTLVLTCQNYVAGRRKTVAMLKSLGASKGWLRRWLFTQIVILFVLGATFGVFSGYLLEIFLRIPLTDLLPSPLPSYGLTPIFVAFLTCILIGIPALGIPLLGLINTSAVNVMQMSKEETKWSRYLLVLVPIIPMIVAYQNNTLVWMVLGGIVLLFVLLGLISIAIVKVINKLPISASMKLAVSRINRSSIASALQFGALGLSLMLLAVIWLVRTDLLQDWQQTIPENAPNVFAINIAPYEVDEYLATIDGQSIERSQAFPIIRGRVNGINGTEAKDYDRVKKEAESLSRELNFTWVEQLSDPNSIIEGAWTEKTGVSVESEVASDLNLKIGDELSFTINSQTVNATINSIRNVEWREMKPNFYFIFTPDVLASLPATWMVSFRVDEQESSILKSLSRAFPTVSLLDIRAMGNKIRSLLTQLIWSVTVLASLGVVAGLLLIFTLLRLSLSQRQDEIRLYRTLGASKKRVTSTLWSEYGLMAVTAGLVASFGAEVSVASIMRFGFDLSSQLHPSLWLALPLISFMVLAIVINSLIKKLLQPIKGSE is encoded by the coding sequence ATGGATAACCAAACCGGTTTTTCTCTTAACCGACGTCTATTTAAGTGGAGTCTGGAAGAAATACGCCATGGGCAGTTATGGCCGATATCTATTGCATTGACGTTAATTATTGCGTGTGTCTTCGCATTGTCAGCGCTCGCAGAGCGAATGGAGCAGGTACTGGTTAAGCAGGGTAAAGATGCGTTGACGGCTGATTTGGTTTATTCATCGTCCAATCCAATACCACCGCCTTTACTTGACACTATTTACGCTCAAAAAGAGCTCAGTGAATCTAAGCTAACTCGCTTTTCTACCATGGCGTTTAGTGAAGAGCAGATGCAATTGGTCACGGTAAAAGCGGTCGATTCGAACTACCCATTACGGGGTGAGTTGCAATTAAATGATGATAAACAAACCTTTAATAAAGTACGTTCAGGCCAACTGTGGCTTGATGAACGAGTGTTATCATTGCTTGAAGTTACCGTGGGTGACACTGTCACTCTTGGTGACGCAGATCTTGTAATTAGCGGTAGAATAGTCCAAGAGCCGGGTTTGTCGTTTAATCCGTTTCAGCAAATGCCCACGGTTTACATCCATGAATCTGATATAGAGAAAACAGGTGCGCTTAGGGTGGGAAGTCGAGTTCGGTTTAATCTTTTTTTGCTTGGTAATGAAGAGAGCTTAGAGGCGGCAAAAAACGCCGTAACGCTGACACCGAGTGATCGTTGGAGAGATCAAGATAGCGGCTCAAGAAATAACGAGATGTTTGATCGCACAACTCAATACCTGTCACTGACGGTCGCCATTGTGATCATTATGGCGGCGACAACACTGGTGTTAACTTGTCAGAATTATGTAGCAGGGCGAAGAAAAACCGTTGCCATGTTAAAAAGTTTGGGTGCAAGTAAAGGGTGGTTAAGGCGCTGGTTGTTCACTCAGATCGTTATTTTGTTTGTTCTTGGGGCCACTTTCGGCGTGTTCTCTGGTTATCTACTCGAGATATTTCTGCGAATCCCACTTACTGATCTGCTGCCTAGTCCATTACCTAGCTACGGTCTTACTCCTATTTTTGTTGCATTCCTTACCTGTATTCTTATCGGAATTCCTGCACTTGGTATTCCATTACTGGGGCTTATCAATACATCTGCTGTAAATGTGATGCAGATGAGTAAGGAGGAGACAAAATGGTCACGTTATTTGTTGGTGTTGGTTCCGATTATTCCGATGATCGTTGCTTATCAGAATAACACTTTGGTTTGGATGGTATTAGGTGGGATCGTACTCCTATTCGTCTTGCTTGGGCTCATTAGTATTGCGATCGTCAAGGTGATTAATAAGTTGCCTATATCGGCTTCAATGAAATTGGCAGTCAGTCGCATTAACCGGTCGTCTATTGCCAGTGCATTACAATTTGGGGCTTTGGGTTTGTCGTTAATGCTGTTAGCGGTTATCTGGTTGGTTCGAACCGACCTTTTGCAGGATTGGCAACAGACCATCCCAGAGAACGCCCCTAATGTGTTTGCCATTAATATTGCGCCTTATGAAGTAGACGAATATTTGGCTACGATAGATGGACAATCCATAGAGCGTTCGCAGGCTTTTCCGATTATTCGAGGTAGGGTAAACGGTATCAACGGCACAGAAGCAAAAGATTATGACCGTGTCAAAAAAGAGGCCGAGTCGTTAAGCCGTGAACTAAACTTCACATGGGTAGAACAACTGTCCGATCCCAATTCGATCATCGAAGGAGCATGGACAGAAAAAACAGGTGTCTCTGTTGAATCAGAAGTCGCGTCTGATTTGAATCTGAAAATTGGTGATGAGCTAAGCTTCACTATCAACAGTCAAACAGTCAATGCAACGATTAATAGTATTCGTAATGTTGAATGGCGGGAAATGAAACCTAACTTCTACTTTATATTTACACCGGATGTGCTGGCGTCGTTACCTGCCACTTGGATGGTTAGTTTTAGAGTCGACGAGCAAGAGAGTTCAATATTAAAATCGTTATCACGTGCGTTTCCGACAGTGAGCCTGTTGGATATCCGTGCGATGGGTAACAAGATAAGAAGTTTATTGACTCAGTTAATTTGGTCTGTAACGGTATTAGCTTCTTTAGGCGTCGTTGCCGGGCTTCTACTCATATTTACTCTTTTAAGATTAAGTCTTTCTCAAAGACAGGATGAAATTCGTCTTTATCGAACCTTAGGCGCCTCTAAGAAACGAGTCACCAGCACGCTATGGAGTGAATATGGCTTAATGGCCGTGACGGCTGGTTTGGTGGCGAGTTTTGGGGCCGAGGTGAGTGTTGCTAGTATTATGCGTTTTGGCTTTGATCTCAGTAGTCAGTTGCATCCCTCATTGTGGCTAGCTCTACCCTTGATTTCTTTTATGGTACTTGCGATTGTGATCAATTCGTTAATCAAGAAGCTGTTACAGCCCATTAAAGGGAGTGAATAA
- a CDS encoding ABC transporter ATP-binding protein codes for MPNSIIKAESLTKLVSTKQEHLTILEDVNLEINEGECVAIVGTSGAGKSTLMTLLAGLDVPTSGDVHLMGHALSGLDEEKRAAIRSDSVGFVFQSFLLIPSLTAIENVTLPCLLKGEDEDRTRAKELLDSVGLSNRIDHLPSQLSGGEQQRVALARAFMIKPKVLFADEPTGNLDQHTAEKIIEILFELNQKHGTTLVLVTHDPDLAARCDKTFHMQAGKLEK; via the coding sequence ATGCCAAATTCCATTATTAAAGCTGAATCGCTCACGAAATTAGTCTCTACTAAACAAGAGCATTTAACAATCCTTGAAGACGTAAATTTAGAGATTAATGAAGGTGAGTGTGTGGCTATTGTTGGTACTTCAGGTGCTGGCAAGTCGACATTAATGACGTTATTAGCGGGTTTAGACGTACCAACAAGCGGTGATGTGCATCTCATGGGTCATGCATTATCCGGTTTAGATGAAGAGAAAAGAGCCGCCATTCGAAGTGATTCGGTGGGGTTCGTATTTCAAAGCTTTCTACTTATACCCAGTTTGACGGCGATAGAAAACGTGACATTGCCTTGCTTGCTCAAGGGTGAGGATGAAGACAGAACAAGAGCAAAAGAGCTACTCGATTCTGTGGGATTAAGCAATCGAATCGATCATCTGCCTTCTCAGCTCTCGGGTGGAGAACAACAACGTGTTGCGTTAGCTCGTGCCTTTATGATCAAACCCAAGGTGCTTTTTGCCGATGAACCAACCGGTAACTTGGACCAACACACAGCAGAGAAAATTATAGAGATATTGTTTGAGCTAAATCAGAAGCACGGTACAACGCTAGTTTTAGTCACGCATGATCCCGATCTGGCTGCACGATGTGATAAAACGTTTCATATGCAAGCTGGAAAATTGGAGAAGTAA